A genomic segment from Longimicrobiaceae bacterium encodes:
- a CDS encoding response regulator, which translates to MSEILLADDDRSFREMIATTLRAAGFAVRAVASGSEALVEVRRRAPDLLLLDYRMGKPDGFEVCRDVKADPRLAYLPVLILTGEGRLENRLEGFDAGADDYLGKPFDPRELVARVRALLRLSRQSLERNPTTGLPGGEAIHAEILRSRDRGAPFSVCYLDLDHFKPFSDRFGFAVADAAIQEVGRILREIGEEDGVFVGHVGGDDFVLLAGPERTPLLARRIQEEFARRLGQILPAAAAGKYRAEDREGREREFDLPRLSAAVLRVDPARWTSLDHLGERVAELKGRVKRAGSTGLEEGDLAP; encoded by the coding sequence ATGAGCGAGATCCTGCTGGCCGACGACGACCGCTCGTTCCGGGAGATGATCGCGACGACGCTGCGCGCCGCCGGCTTCGCCGTGCGTGCCGTCGCCAGCGGGTCGGAGGCGCTGGTGGAGGTCCGCCGCAGGGCCCCCGACCTCCTCCTCCTGGACTACCGCATGGGGAAGCCGGACGGCTTCGAGGTCTGCCGCGACGTCAAGGCCGACCCGCGCCTGGCGTACCTCCCCGTGCTGATCCTCACCGGCGAGGGACGGCTGGAGAACCGCCTGGAGGGGTTCGACGCCGGGGCCGACGACTACCTCGGCAAGCCCTTCGACCCCCGGGAGCTGGTGGCGCGCGTCCGCGCGCTCCTCCGCCTTTCGCGGCAGTCGCTGGAGCGGAACCCCACCACCGGACTCCCCGGCGGCGAGGCGATCCACGCGGAGATCCTCCGCAGCCGGGACCGCGGCGCCCCGTTCTCCGTCTGCTACCTGGACCTGGACCACTTCAAGCCCTTCTCCGACCGCTTCGGCTTCGCCGTGGCGGACGCGGCGATCCAGGAGGTCGGGCGGATCCTGCGGGAGATCGGGGAGGAGGACGGCGTCTTCGTGGGCCACGTGGGCGGCGACGACTTCGTCCTGCTCGCCGGCCCGGAGCGGACCCCTCTCCTCGCGCGGAGGATCCAGGAGGAGTTCGCCCGCAGGCTCGGACAGATCCTCCCCGCGGCTGCGGCCGGAAAGTACCGCGCGGAGGACCGCGAGGGAAGGGAGCGGGAGTTCGACCTCCCGCGCCTGTCCGCCGCCGTCCTCCGCGTGGACCCCGCCCGCTGGACCTCCCTGGACCACCTGGGAGAGCGCGTGGCCGAGCTGAAAGGGCGCGTCAAGCGCGCCGGGAGCACGGGGCTGGAGGAGGGCGACCTCGCCCCCTGA